Proteins found in one Sporosarcina jeotgali genomic segment:
- a CDS encoding DinB family protein, with translation MKVNEEAREKLLEEVAGLTDEEVNWKPSEEKWSVRQVLEHLYLMEGGIAKTIQSQLRSDEHHSTPHKPIERTVDRTQKVEVPDFARPGDTFYTLDELKSKLHESHNALQKIENTVPADQLEVKSYPHPVFGDMSLAQYIPFVGYHELRHIEQIQEVKEAMIAAK, from the coding sequence ATGAAGGTCAATGAAGAAGCACGGGAAAAGTTATTAGAAGAAGTGGCTGGACTAACGGATGAAGAGGTAAATTGGAAACCCTCAGAGGAAAAATGGTCTGTAAGGCAAGTACTGGAACATTTATATTTAATGGAAGGCGGTATTGCGAAAACGATTCAATCTCAATTGCGTTCAGATGAGCATCATTCGACTCCGCACAAGCCAATTGAACGCACGGTCGACCGCACTCAAAAGGTTGAAGTTCCTGACTTCGCACGACCTGGAGATACATTTTATACATTGGATGAATTAAAAAGTAAGCTGCACGAATCTCATAACGCACTTCAAAAGATCGAAAATACAGTACCTGCTGATCAACTGGAAGTAAAGTCTTATCCCCATCCTGTATTTGGAGACATGAGTCTGGCTCAATACATTCCATTTGTGGGCTACCATGAGCTGCGTCATATCGAACAGATTCAAGAAGTAAAAGAAGCGATGATTGCTGCAAAATAA
- a CDS encoding glycosyltransferase family 2 protein, giving the protein MKHLFISFVIPSYNEEGNILTMMKALKDTMTPSGLRYEVLFVDDGSDDKTMDEIRGALIDYPEVEYVSFTRNFGKEAAILAGLQYAKGDAVILMDADLQHPPELIPQLIRGYEEGYDQVIAKRNRVGDSPIRSLLSRAYYWGVNKTIDVELHDGEGDFRLLSRRAVDSLLQLSEGNRFSKGLYSWIGLEQKTISYENVTRQHGETKWSFKQLLNYAVDGVVSFNTKPLRLCFYAGLLSLFLAIAYISITLIGIIRNGVEVPGYFTIISAVLFLGGVQLLSLGIIGEYVGRIYNETKKRPHYLVRRTSAAVKGKPVSHAKIGNS; this is encoded by the coding sequence ATGAAACACTTGTTTATTTCATTCGTCATCCCTTCATACAACGAAGAAGGCAATATATTAACTATGATGAAAGCGTTGAAAGATACGATGACCCCAAGTGGACTTCGCTATGAAGTGCTGTTCGTAGACGATGGAAGCGATGATAAAACGATGGATGAAATACGAGGAGCGCTGATCGATTATCCAGAAGTTGAATATGTATCCTTTACACGGAACTTTGGTAAAGAGGCTGCTATTTTAGCTGGACTGCAGTACGCAAAAGGGGACGCAGTCATATTAATGGATGCCGATTTGCAGCATCCGCCAGAACTGATTCCCCAATTGATACGAGGATATGAAGAGGGATATGACCAAGTTATTGCGAAAAGGAATCGAGTAGGAGACTCACCCATTCGTTCCTTGTTGTCGCGCGCATATTATTGGGGCGTTAACAAGACGATTGACGTAGAGCTGCATGACGGCGAAGGGGATTTCCGTTTGCTCAGCCGCCGCGCTGTCGACTCTTTGCTGCAGCTCAGTGAAGGAAATCGTTTCTCGAAAGGGCTGTATTCGTGGATCGGTCTGGAACAGAAAACGATTTCTTATGAGAACGTGACACGACAGCATGGCGAGACGAAGTGGTCATTCAAGCAACTGCTGAATTATGCAGTCGATGGAGTTGTATCGTTCAACACCAAGCCATTGCGCCTGTGCTTTTATGCAGGGTTACTCAGTTTGTTTCTTGCGATTGCCTATATTTCAATAACACTCATTGGAATTATTAGGAACGGAGTAGAGGTCCCAGGATACTTCACGATCATCTCTGCAGTTCTATTTCTTGGAGGCGTTCAGTTATTATCGCTCGGCATTATCGGAGAATATGTTGGACGGATTTACAATGAAACCAAAAAACGCCCGCACTACTTAGTTCGAAGGACAAGCGCAGCGGTGAAAGGAAAACCAGTCTCTCATGCCAAAATTGGAAATTCGTGA
- a CDS encoding GtrA family protein, with protein sequence MPKLEIREFITFAIVGVINTGTYYAFYLLGLKGIGLAYMIAHFSAVILSMIISFFLNSYVTYKVKPTLKKFLIYPVTQLVNIIVTAVLLYILVDGLHISSSIAPLGALVITVPVTFIVTGKVLKAA encoded by the coding sequence ATGCCAAAATTGGAAATTCGTGAATTCATCACATTCGCCATTGTCGGCGTTATTAATACAGGAACCTACTATGCGTTCTACTTGCTCGGACTAAAAGGAATCGGCCTTGCTTATATGATTGCGCATTTCAGCGCAGTCATTTTAAGCATGATCATTTCCTTTTTCTTAAACAGCTATGTAACGTACAAAGTGAAACCGACGTTAAAGAAATTTTTAATCTACCCTGTCACTCAACTTGTCAATATCATCGTGACTGCTGTTTTGCTCTATATTTTAGTAGACGGGCTGCATATTAGCAGCAGTATCGCGCCGCTCGGAGCATTAGTCATTACAGTGCCTGTGACATTCATAGTAACTGGAAAGGTGCTGAAGGCAGCGTGA
- a CDS encoding DHHW family protein produces the protein MKRLNMIMIVLFAVFLAGIACMNLLAEDQPFSQAENRPLMKFPEVSLDRITSGAFTKDVETYLSDQFVHKRFWTSIKASAQKGVLKKDNNGVYFGEDGYLFEKFEEPSEQLDANSESISRFLQKTKIISVYGLLAPTSIELYPEKLPKFAPTASETAAIRRVEEQVKGDIDWIDAAAALQGATDKQIYFHTDHHWTPYGAFIAYQAAMEKMGMTPYSLDAFTIRKVSENFRGTYDAKANDPFLAADEINIFEPNFDVSYDIDIDDGQSKMDSLYAWEFLKKRDQYSVFLGGNHRAVTVHSNVENGRKLMIIKDSYAHALVPFLANHFEEIYMVDLRYDHRNMARVAEEKGIQDVLFVYNIANFAEDQNLIWLRQ, from the coding sequence GTGAAGCGCTTGAATATGATAATGATTGTCCTCTTTGCCGTTTTTCTTGCCGGGATTGCATGTATGAATCTGCTGGCAGAAGACCAGCCGTTTTCTCAGGCTGAAAACCGCCCGTTGATGAAATTCCCCGAAGTGTCTCTGGACAGGATTACTTCAGGAGCATTTACAAAAGATGTAGAAACGTACTTAAGTGATCAGTTCGTCCATAAACGGTTTTGGACAAGCATTAAAGCATCTGCTCAAAAAGGAGTATTGAAAAAGGATAACAATGGCGTGTACTTCGGAGAAGACGGCTATTTGTTTGAGAAGTTTGAAGAACCTTCAGAGCAGCTCGATGCCAATAGTGAAAGTATTTCACGTTTCTTGCAGAAGACAAAAATTATTTCAGTGTATGGGCTGCTTGCCCCGACCTCTATCGAACTGTATCCTGAAAAACTGCCGAAATTTGCCCCGACAGCGAGTGAAACAGCAGCGATTCGACGCGTCGAAGAACAAGTGAAAGGGGATATCGACTGGATAGATGCTGCAGCTGCATTACAAGGAGCTACAGACAAGCAAATCTATTTTCACACAGATCATCACTGGACGCCTTATGGTGCATTTATCGCTTACCAGGCAGCGATGGAGAAAATGGGAATGACGCCGTACTCCCTGGATGCGTTTACGATTCGAAAGGTGTCTGAAAACTTCCGAGGAACGTATGACGCGAAAGCGAATGACCCTTTCTTGGCAGCAGATGAAATCAACATATTCGAGCCGAACTTCGATGTATCCTATGATATCGATATTGACGATGGCCAGTCGAAAATGGATTCTCTCTATGCATGGGAGTTTCTTAAAAAACGTGATCAGTATTCAGTGTTTTTAGGCGGCAATCATCGCGCCGTGACGGTCCATTCCAATGTGGAAAATGGACGGAAATTAATGATTATCAAAGACTCATACGCCCATGCGTTAGTTCCATTTTTAGCGAATCATTTTGAAGAAATCTATATGGTCGATTTGAGATATGACCATCGGAATATGGCCCGGGTCGCTGAAGAGAAAGGCATTCAAGACGTGTTGTTTGTGTATAATATCGCTAATTTTGCTGAAGACCAGAACTTGATTTGGCTGCGTCAATAA
- a CDS encoding Na+/H+ antiporter, with product MEIFEVILLMLSAVFVSNVLNRFLPAIAVPLIQVVLGIVLAIPLTDHSIKLSPELFLLLFIAPILFNDGVNVDKNALWKERKSILSLSLGLVFVTVGLLGGFIHLLLPSLPLAAAFALAAALAPTDAVAVSALAEKVKVPHKIRHTLEGESLINDASGLVSFQFALAALLTGTFSLLEASTTFVLISVGGILLGALLSFLKILLMRWLRTLGIENSISFILMEILLPFLIFVIAEAVGVNGILAVVSGGIVHSMTHKRFNPEVAQLRLLSRNTWSVITFSLNGIVFVLLGTQLPNIVQTILNDSSNQIIVVVGYIVAITFALLALRFTWIVIFNNFQNTTESGGKRRIVDTLLYTISGVRGTITLVSVLSLPLFLKDGTPFAERNLLLFIAAGVILLTLLLANFTLHLFAPRAEAVSLKEDHTFEIAMLRSVKKELRKQRTDENKQVIGRVIKMYNDRIFSFTSLNDLNKSERKIRQLILEWQLENTKRLVKQGLVRIQLAFPYLRRINKRLYRITKDKKYSFNSFYSRLLKRQLKNLHLKPLTLEHRREQRRILFQSNGQFVTAKLKALEEGEFSPELVEAFLLNYERMGGQGLEREALGHLHEWIDYALQTERTYIHNAFEKGDITRSEMKQYRENLLAIENSLQL from the coding sequence GTGGAAATTTTTGAAGTCATATTACTTATGCTGAGTGCAGTTTTTGTTTCAAACGTGCTGAATCGTTTTTTACCAGCCATTGCAGTGCCGCTCATTCAAGTAGTGCTTGGTATTGTACTCGCTATCCCGTTAACGGATCATTCTATTAAGTTGAGTCCGGAACTGTTTTTACTGCTATTCATTGCTCCCATTCTATTTAACGATGGGGTGAATGTGGATAAGAATGCTTTGTGGAAAGAACGGAAGTCGATTCTTTCCCTTTCCCTTGGTCTAGTATTTGTAACGGTGGGTCTGCTCGGCGGATTTATACATCTTTTATTGCCTTCGCTTCCGCTGGCGGCTGCTTTTGCTTTAGCAGCGGCACTTGCACCGACAGATGCTGTGGCTGTAAGCGCATTGGCCGAGAAAGTGAAAGTCCCCCATAAAATCCGGCATACACTTGAAGGGGAATCATTAATTAATGATGCTTCCGGACTTGTATCCTTTCAATTTGCATTGGCAGCACTATTAACAGGGACATTTTCACTGTTAGAAGCGAGTACTACGTTTGTGCTGATTTCAGTCGGAGGGATTCTGCTCGGTGCGTTATTAAGTTTCTTGAAAATTTTGCTGATGAGATGGCTGCGAACGCTTGGTATCGAAAATAGTATATCGTTCATTCTAATGGAAATTTTGCTGCCTTTTCTCATTTTCGTTATCGCAGAAGCTGTTGGGGTGAATGGGATTTTAGCAGTTGTAAGCGGCGGTATTGTGCACTCTATGACCCATAAGCGATTCAATCCTGAAGTTGCGCAGTTAAGATTGCTATCTAGAAACACATGGTCCGTGATCACGTTTAGTTTGAACGGAATTGTTTTCGTGCTGTTAGGAACCCAGCTTCCTAACATTGTCCAGACCATACTTAATGATTCAAGTAATCAGATAATTGTTGTCGTTGGTTATATTGTTGCGATTACATTCGCACTATTAGCATTGAGATTTACTTGGATTGTAATCTTTAATAATTTCCAGAATACGACGGAGTCTGGTGGAAAGCGCCGTATTGTAGACACATTACTGTATACCATCTCTGGAGTTAGAGGAACCATAACGCTAGTCAGTGTCCTTTCACTCCCGCTATTTTTGAAAGATGGAACACCATTTGCAGAACGTAACTTGCTGCTATTCATTGCCGCGGGCGTCATATTGCTGACGCTGCTGCTTGCAAACTTCACACTGCATCTGTTTGCACCGAGAGCAGAAGCTGTTTCGCTTAAAGAAGATCATACGTTTGAAATTGCCATGTTGCGCAGTGTGAAAAAAGAATTGCGGAAACAGCGGACTGATGAAAACAAACAAGTGATTGGGAGAGTTATTAAAATGTACAACGACAGAATTTTTTCGTTTACGAGTCTTAATGATTTGAACAAAAGTGAACGCAAAATCCGTCAACTTATTTTAGAGTGGCAATTGGAAAATACAAAGAGATTAGTTAAGCAAGGCCTTGTACGTATACAATTGGCGTTTCCTTATCTGAGAAGGATAAATAAAAGACTGTATCGGATAACTAAAGATAAGAAGTATAGTTTCAATTCTTTTTACAGCAGATTGCTGAAGAGACAGCTTAAAAACTTGCATTTGAAACCTCTCACTTTAGAACATAGGAGAGAACAAAGAAGAATTCTTTTTCAGAGTAATGGCCAGTTCGTCACTGCGAAACTGAAAGCACTGGAAGAAGGCGAATTCTCACCGGAGCTTGTAGAAGCCTTCCTGCTGAATTATGAAAGGATGGGAGGACAGGGTCTTGAGAGGGAAGCACTTGGTCATTTGCATGAATGGATAGACTACGCACTGCAAACCGAGAGAACGTATATTCATAATGCTTTTGAAAAAGGAGACATCACAAGAAGTGAAATGAAACAATACAGGGAAAACCTTCTAGCGATTGAGAATAGCTTGCAGCTGTAA
- the guaD gene encoding guanine deaminase, protein MYTKVFLATAFSSTSPKEVAVLKDCLFCIDDKGIIDRIVHPEHDDYDSILNEYVNTHAFYKIDEGSYLLPGFIDLHIHASQWAQAGTALDIPLHDWLSTYTFPSEAKFADLDYAKLVYEDVVSTLLANGTTTALYFATVHKEASVLLADICAKQGQRGLVGKVVMDLAQECPDFYRDADTQTALQDTEEFILEVKKIAETTKQGVYPVVTPRFIPTCTDEVLEGLGALAAKYDTHIQSHCSESDWAHQHVQQRFGKNDAQALNDFGLLQDKSVMAHSNFLSDEDAKLFAETGSAIAHCPVSNAYFANSVIPIAKFARMGVDIGLGSDISGGFSPSLYDNSRQAVMSSRMLEDGVNPDLPTEERGVKDSRITIAEAFHLVTAGGGASLSLPIGRLEEGYAWDVQRIDTTIPTAKLPLFDPDEPLLDIFQKMMYLVRPENIRDVWVQGELVHSRN, encoded by the coding sequence ATGTATACAAAAGTTTTTTTAGCAACTGCTTTTTCAAGCACGTCACCAAAAGAGGTAGCCGTTTTGAAGGACTGCCTTTTCTGTATTGACGATAAAGGAATAATCGACCGTATTGTGCACCCTGAACATGATGATTACGATAGCATTCTCAACGAGTATGTGAATACGCATGCTTTCTATAAAATCGATGAAGGTTCCTATCTGCTTCCCGGATTTATTGACCTGCACATCCATGCGTCTCAATGGGCACAAGCTGGAACTGCACTGGATATTCCCCTTCATGACTGGTTAAGTACATATACATTCCCTTCTGAAGCGAAATTTGCAGACCTCGACTATGCGAAATTAGTCTATGAAGATGTAGTCAGCACGCTTCTCGCTAACGGCACGACGACTGCCCTTTACTTTGCTACGGTTCACAAAGAGGCGAGTGTTTTACTTGCAGACATTTGTGCGAAACAAGGCCAGCGCGGCTTGGTTGGAAAAGTTGTGATGGATTTAGCTCAAGAATGCCCTGATTTTTATCGAGACGCAGACACTCAGACTGCTTTGCAAGATACCGAGGAATTCATCCTTGAAGTAAAGAAAATTGCCGAAACGACGAAACAAGGCGTCTATCCGGTTGTCACTCCAAGATTCATCCCGACATGTACGGATGAAGTGTTAGAAGGTCTTGGCGCACTTGCCGCTAAATATGATACACACATCCAATCGCATTGCAGTGAAAGTGATTGGGCGCATCAGCATGTGCAGCAGCGTTTCGGAAAGAACGATGCGCAAGCACTGAATGACTTCGGATTGCTGCAAGATAAGTCCGTTATGGCTCATAGTAATTTCCTTTCAGATGAGGATGCAAAATTGTTCGCTGAAACCGGCAGCGCGATTGCCCACTGCCCTGTGTCAAATGCATACTTTGCGAACAGTGTAATTCCCATTGCAAAATTCGCTCGTATGGGCGTGGATATTGGTCTTGGATCAGATATTTCTGGCGGGTTTTCTCCTAGTCTATACGATAATTCACGGCAAGCAGTCATGTCTTCCCGCATGTTGGAAGATGGCGTAAATCCAGACTTGCCTACAGAAGAACGCGGGGTAAAAGATTCCCGCATTACGATTGCAGAAGCATTCCACTTGGTTACTGCTGGAGGCGGAGCAAGTTTAAGTTTACCGATTGGACGTCTGGAAGAAGGGTATGCATGGGATGTTCAGCGTATTGATACAACAATCCCAACTGCTAAGCTTCCATTGTTTGACCCTGACGAACCGTTACTCGATATTTTCCAAAAGATGATGTACTTGGTGCGTCCTGAAAATATTCGTGACGTTTGGGTGCAAGGTGAATTGGTCCATTCTCGGAACTAA
- the yfkAB gene encoding radical SAM/CxCxxxxC motif protein YfkAB has protein sequence MISTNDMISQDPWEAYLDVDTHGRQVLSSIEFTTTYLCNMRCEHCAVGYMLQPKDPDALPIELLIQRLEEIPHLRTISLTGGEPMFSKRSVERYVLPLLKYAHDRGIRTQMNSNLTMPLERYEMIAPYLDVLHISHNWGTVEDFAEGGFANMERMPSFEKRAEQFQRMIENSRALADLGVTVSAETMLNRRTLPHLQKIHEQVVNEMKCARHEIHPMYPSDFASTLEVLSLDETRKAIKEILEFRDPSTWMLFGTLPFYSCSPAVADQELLAQLQASPNVSVRNDPDGRSRLNVNIFTGDVIVTDFGDVPPLGNIQDGNLPDMYDAWQQHSLAKSVSCHCPAVRCLGPNLLVKNAYYKNIDFTNRKAVLI, from the coding sequence ATGATTTCAACTAACGACATGATCTCCCAAGATCCTTGGGAAGCTTATTTAGACGTGGATACCCACGGACGCCAAGTTCTTTCGAGTATTGAATTTACAACGACATACTTATGCAATATGCGCTGTGAACATTGCGCCGTCGGCTATATGCTCCAGCCAAAAGACCCTGACGCTCTTCCAATAGAGCTGCTCATTCAACGTCTGGAAGAAATTCCTCATTTACGTACAATTAGTTTAACAGGCGGCGAACCGATGTTTTCGAAACGATCGGTGGAGCGATACGTTTTGCCTCTCCTCAAATACGCACATGACCGAGGCATTCGCACGCAGATGAATTCTAATTTGACGATGCCTCTTGAGCGATATGAAATGATCGCTCCTTACCTTGACGTTCTTCACATTTCCCATAACTGGGGGACCGTTGAAGATTTCGCGGAAGGCGGGTTCGCAAATATGGAACGCATGCCTTCATTTGAAAAACGCGCCGAACAATTTCAACGGATGATTGAAAACAGCCGTGCTTTAGCAGACTTAGGCGTAACGGTCTCAGCAGAAACGATGCTGAATCGCAGAACACTTCCGCACTTGCAAAAGATCCATGAACAAGTTGTAAACGAAATGAAGTGTGCACGACACGAAATTCACCCAATGTACCCGAGTGACTTTGCGTCAACACTTGAAGTCCTTTCGTTGGATGAAACCCGCAAGGCGATAAAAGAAATCCTTGAATTCCGCGACCCTTCCACATGGATGCTTTTCGGTACGCTGCCCTTCTATTCTTGCAGTCCAGCCGTTGCAGATCAGGAATTGCTGGCACAGCTTCAAGCGAGTCCTAACGTGTCTGTCCGCAATGATCCCGATGGAAGATCCCGCTTAAACGTCAATATCTTTACAGGCGATGTCATTGTGACAGATTTCGGCGATGTACCGCCGCTTGGAAATATCCAAGATGGAAATCTTCCGGATATGTATGATGCATGGCAGCAGCACTCACTCGCGAAGTCCGTTAGCTGTCACTGTCCCGCCGTACGTTGTCTCGGTCCCAATCTACTTGTGAAAAATGCGTATTATAAGAATATTGACTTTACAAATAGGAAAGCCGTACTGATATAA
- a CDS encoding DUF4358 domain-containing protein: MKKLAGLAGMMMAVMMAACGTQSGDAPNKDEVSKVEYADIMSNIRDQVAEDLKDEGVDDMGQTHQETNLTEPEGEDSAADIWIEKMKLNPEFLANGTVLAALMNVNADEIILLEAKNEDQVDELKTTLENELAAQDQTWKQYLPEQYEKVKNNKIVTKGKYLLYVTYTNPEAIEKAFNDSF, translated from the coding sequence ATGAAGAAGCTAGCAGGATTAGCAGGAATGATGATGGCAGTTATGATGGCTGCATGCGGCACTCAATCTGGGGACGCACCGAATAAGGATGAAGTTTCAAAAGTGGAGTATGCAGATATTATGTCGAACATTAGGGACCAAGTTGCAGAAGATTTAAAAGATGAAGGCGTCGATGATATGGGTCAAACCCATCAAGAAACGAACTTGACGGAACCAGAAGGAGAAGATTCTGCAGCGGATATTTGGATTGAAAAAATGAAGTTAAACCCGGAGTTCCTTGCAAATGGGACTGTCCTGGCGGCGCTTATGAACGTCAATGCAGATGAGATCATCTTGCTGGAAGCAAAGAATGAAGACCAGGTCGATGAATTGAAGACAACGCTTGAAAACGAACTGGCTGCACAAGATCAAACATGGAAGCAATACTTGCCGGAGCAATATGAAAAAGTGAAGAACAATAAAATCGTCACAAAAGGGAAATACCTATTGTATGTGACGTATACAAATCCAGAAGCAATTGAAAAAGCATTCAACGACAGCTTCTGA
- a CDS encoding cupin domain-containing protein: protein MTAENKNNGTAVHYFADVTKNPFFKKDDKNFINIVSSEQLNSLQGVSMLDIYLSKDSIIEPHYHPNGSELTYCISGSATISMMNIQTKEFQHYRITPGQVVNIPQGWWHYQLANEENTHLQGIFNVGMPEVVFGSDLLTQTPPDVIPYAYGIDRNLWESVISNVKPMTVIGPSPMN, encoded by the coding sequence ATGACTGCTGAAAATAAAAATAACGGGACTGCTGTTCATTATTTTGCAGACGTAACTAAAAATCCATTTTTTAAAAAAGACGATAAGAACTTCATTAATATCGTCAGCAGCGAGCAATTGAATTCACTGCAAGGCGTCTCGATGTTAGACATATATCTAAGCAAGGACAGTATTATCGAGCCGCATTATCATCCGAATGGTTCCGAGCTTACGTATTGCATCTCTGGTTCCGCCACCATTTCCATGATGAACATTCAGACAAAAGAATTTCAACATTACCGGATCACACCTGGTCAGGTCGTTAATATTCCCCAAGGCTGGTGGCATTACCAATTGGCAAATGAAGAGAACACGCACTTACAAGGGATATTCAACGTAGGAATGCCCGAAGTGGTCTTCGGATCAGATTTGTTAACTCAAACGCCCCCTGATGTAATTCCGTATGCATATGGTATTGATCGAAACCTCTGGGAATCCGTGATTTCAAATGTGAAACCGATGACCGTAATCGGCCCTTCTCCGATGAACTAA
- a CDS encoding MBOAT family O-acyltransferase, whose product MVFSSLTFLFFFLPLALILYYISPRSIKNVTLLGVSLFFYAWGEPVYIALMIFSALADYIHGRIIGRYREQRPLYAKLGLLSSLVVNLAVLSFFKYADFLIGSVNSLIGTGIEPLELPLPIGISFYTFQTMSYAIDVYRGKVRPQKNIVTFALYVSLFPQLIAGPIVRYEIIEKELMNRTFQLSQFADGVRIFIIGLGKKVLIANTIGQLWASVESQGISDLTVLTAWLGIIAFAFQIYFDFSGYSDMAIGLGLMFGFSFPTNFNYPYIAKNASEFWRRWHITLGSWFRDYVYIPLGGNRKGQLILYRNLFIVWGLTGLWHGASWNYVLWGLYFGVLIGIERAGLLKWLEKLPRFLQHAYLLIIILFSWVLFVFEDIGEGIQYAQVMIGLSGRPLYNTAFLYDVYTNGILLLIAGLLSTPLFKKLWKRCAERSEIVRNEWIQTVLQVLFFLTILFLSTSFLVDDSFNPFLYFRF is encoded by the coding sequence ATGGTATTCAGCAGTTTAACATTTCTATTTTTCTTTTTGCCTCTAGCACTCATACTCTATTACATCAGTCCGCGGTCCATCAAAAACGTCACACTGCTTGGCGTCAGTCTATTCTTTTACGCATGGGGAGAGCCTGTTTACATAGCGTTAATGATTTTTTCTGCACTGGCGGATTACATACATGGGCGCATTATCGGACGGTACCGGGAACAGCGGCCGCTTTATGCAAAGCTTGGACTCCTATCTTCACTCGTTGTAAATCTAGCCGTTCTATCATTTTTCAAATACGCAGATTTTCTCATTGGAAGTGTCAATTCCCTCATTGGGACAGGTATTGAACCATTGGAGTTACCGCTGCCAATCGGTATTTCCTTTTATACGTTTCAAACGATGTCTTACGCAATTGATGTGTATCGGGGGAAAGTGCGGCCGCAAAAAAATATCGTTACGTTTGCACTCTATGTCTCCTTATTCCCTCAGCTGATTGCAGGACCTATTGTCCGTTACGAAATAATTGAGAAGGAATTGATGAACCGGACGTTTCAACTGAGTCAATTTGCAGATGGTGTGAGGATATTCATCATTGGACTTGGCAAGAAGGTCTTAATCGCCAATACAATCGGTCAGTTGTGGGCTAGTGTAGAGAGCCAGGGGATTTCAGACCTTACCGTATTAACTGCTTGGCTGGGAATTATTGCATTTGCATTCCAAATCTACTTTGACTTCAGCGGCTATTCGGACATGGCGATTGGTCTTGGGCTAATGTTTGGATTCAGTTTTCCAACGAACTTTAACTATCCGTATATTGCGAAGAATGCTTCTGAGTTTTGGCGGCGCTGGCATATTACCCTAGGGTCCTGGTTTCGTGATTACGTCTACATTCCTCTTGGGGGCAATCGGAAAGGGCAGCTGATCCTCTATCGTAATTTGTTCATTGTCTGGGGATTGACGGGCTTATGGCATGGCGCCAGTTGGAATTATGTGCTGTGGGGCTTGTATTTCGGGGTTCTCATAGGAATAGAACGTGCAGGCTTGCTGAAATGGCTTGAAAAGCTCCCGCGTTTTCTTCAGCATGCGTATTTACTCATCATTATCCTGTTCAGCTGGGTGCTCTTCGTCTTTGAAGATATTGGAGAAGGGATTCAGTACGCACAGGTGATGATCGGCTTGAGCGGCCGCCCGCTCTACAATACAGCATTTCTATATGACGTTTATACGAATGGTATTTTACTGCTCATTGCCGGGCTTCTATCGACTCCGCTGTTTAAGAAACTTTGGAAGCGGTGTGCGGAACGAAGTGAAATCGTTCGAAACGAGTGGATTCAAACAGTTTTGCAAGTGCTCTTTTTCTTGACGATTCTGTTCCTGTCGACTTCATTCTTAGTGGATGATTCGTTTAATCCATTCCTTTACTTCCGTTTTTAA